GCGGCGGGTGCGGATGTGGTGGGATTGCAGGATCTGGTCGAGCGGGTGCTGGGCGGCTGGACGGAGTTCGATGTGGCGATTGCGACGCCGGACGCGATGAAGGAGGTCCGGAAGCTTGGCAAGGTGCTCGGGCCGCGCGGGCTGATGCCGAACCCAAAGACGGGCACCGTCACGAACGACACGGCGACCGCGGTGCGGCAGTGCCTGGCCGGCCGCGTGGAGTTTCGGATGGACAAGACGGGCAACGTGATCGTGCCGTTCGGGAAGCGGTCGTTTCCGACGCAGGCGCTGGTGGAGAACTGCCAGGCGGTCATTGATGCGATTCGGGCGGCGCGGCCGCCATCCGCGAAGGGCGTGTACATCCGGCGGTGCACGGTGAGT
The Kiritimatiellia bacterium DNA segment above includes these coding regions:
- the rplA gene encoding 50S ribosomal protein L1, which gives rise to MARHGKRYASVAKLVDRTKTYELAEAIQFLKDHPTASFDETMEVAFRMGLDPSKSDQTLRGTVVLPHGTGKKVRVAVFADGPAADAARAAGADVVGLQDLVERVLGGWTEFDVAIATPDAMKEVRKLGKVLGPRGLMPNPKTGTVTNDTATAVRQCLAGRVEFRMDKTGNVIVPFGKRSFPTQALVENCQAVIDAIRAARPPSAKGVYIRRCTVSSTMGPGLHVNVRDSV